The following proteins are co-located in the Acidicapsa acidisoli genome:
- a CDS encoding TonB-dependent receptor, producing the protein MTQRKMMRPIIRSVLALFVLGFSHALLGQAVNGTLLGTVTDSAGNVVTNAQVTIVLTGQSAQYATVTNGSGDYTEPDLPSGTYAVTVVAQGFKKETRENIALATNTTTRVDVALVPGSMTETIEVTTAPPELQTDRADISNTIEQGEISSLPLSSGNSFQSLLNTVPGMAPIVFNNSQFYNANNDLSTNSNGQSSYVNLYQIEGIDDDQRTGIHIILVPPAASIQNVDITTNNFDAEFGRAVGTVVNVTLKSGTNSFHGSAFQNMENNGVNARNFFAAGPNGRLVYNYTGGSLGGPILKNKLFIFGDFLRTSDHESTTTIATIPFYNVTNGFYNLSEYSGQVYDPNTGDTADCVGSTANNNCGTGRTPFAGNLIPTTNPGISKVGLTVLQDLDALARNPKTNLSSAPYIAGATTNNFSSNLPFSKDAISYDIKSDFAISAKDHLSGRFSHQNTTTNQAPLFGSFLGGPGGAGGFEATGIAAAYSTGFNYDHVFSPTLFTEARAGLAHLRNSATQTDYGKDDATTLGIPGNGPNGTDNTPTSSGQVAFSANVFSSPLIGYSASLPWLRAESNIDFANNWTKIIGNHTLKAGADIRRVRDDLLQGNNNAAAGQFYFQENTTSAPNATAFNGSVTGEANDMASMLFDVPYKVGQDTNSTFPCYRQTWLFFFVSDKWQVGPKLTLDLGLRYELYPPATPRKSGGFVNYDPTNNSLVIAGEDGNSSNLGMKTDYTNFAPRLGLSYRFTEKTVVRAGFGISYVPFVDNSYAYNYPIKTSTGYTNTPTYGPALNPVGGVINFVTGIPATPTVTFPSNGALVESAANGTIGLSNLLIPKNFKNAYVDSWNFAVEQALPKNMSLQVAYVANHGTRIDIAQNINQPTIYGQSGSYDPFKIAFGKTASVTEYFVGFSSNYESLQTQLTRRFTNGLAFNSAFTWGKAQGYQTGAQDGNLLYWSGNLRRNYNLLDFDRKRNFEQTVTYELPAGHGHRFFSSGVAAYTLGGWKTSATIGMLSGLPFTISTTSATPGTTQTVNQTGPYKVTHSVSRAANTAWFDPTSFVAPPACVAYSASNPNPCVVGNTQRNQFRGPGYFSNNVSLFKSFPIFHESSFEARFDAFNMTNTPAFGQPNGTLGSNLGKITGTLGSGVGNVNGVGSSRVLEASVKINF; encoded by the coding sequence ATGACGCAACGCAAAATGATGAGGCCCATCATCCGGTCCGTGCTTGCCCTCTTCGTGCTTGGGTTTTCCCACGCTCTTTTGGGACAGGCGGTGAATGGCACGCTGCTCGGTACGGTCACCGACTCGGCGGGAAACGTAGTAACCAATGCCCAAGTCACGATTGTTCTAACTGGTCAGAGTGCCCAATATGCAACGGTCACCAATGGAAGCGGGGACTATACCGAACCCGATCTTCCTTCCGGGACCTACGCGGTCACGGTTGTCGCACAAGGCTTCAAAAAAGAAACCCGCGAGAACATCGCCCTGGCGACAAACACAACGACGCGCGTCGATGTAGCCCTGGTCCCGGGCAGCATGACGGAAACGATAGAAGTCACGACCGCCCCTCCTGAACTCCAGACCGACCGTGCCGATATCTCAAACACGATCGAGCAAGGCGAGATCAGCAGTCTTCCCCTAAGTAGCGGCAACAGCTTTCAATCCCTACTGAATACAGTGCCGGGCATGGCGCCGATCGTCTTCAACAACTCGCAGTTCTACAACGCCAACAACGATCTATCCACAAACTCGAATGGCCAGTCCTCTTACGTCAATCTGTACCAGATTGAGGGTATCGATGACGACCAGCGTACTGGCATCCACATCATCCTCGTTCCCCCCGCAGCCTCTATTCAGAATGTGGACATCACGACGAACAACTTCGACGCGGAGTTCGGGCGCGCAGTGGGAACCGTAGTCAACGTGACGCTCAAGTCAGGGACAAACTCGTTTCATGGGTCGGCCTTCCAGAACATGGAAAACAACGGCGTCAATGCTCGCAACTTCTTCGCAGCCGGACCTAATGGACGTCTTGTCTACAATTACACGGGCGGCTCGCTGGGCGGCCCAATTCTCAAGAATAAGCTGTTCATCTTCGGCGATTTTCTCCGCACCTCTGATCACGAATCTACGACGACAATCGCGACCATTCCGTTCTATAACGTGACCAACGGCTTTTACAACCTGAGCGAATATTCGGGCCAGGTTTACGATCCGAATACTGGAGATACGGCAGATTGCGTCGGCAGCACAGCGAACAACAACTGCGGGACCGGTCGTACACCGTTTGCCGGCAACTTGATTCCAACTACCAATCCCGGCATAAGCAAAGTGGGCTTAACCGTTCTTCAGGACCTGGATGCCCTCGCCAGAAATCCCAAAACGAATCTCTCGTCAGCCCCATACATCGCTGGCGCAACGACGAACAATTTTTCGTCGAACCTTCCATTCAGCAAAGACGCCATCAGCTATGACATCAAGTCGGATTTCGCGATATCTGCCAAGGACCATTTGAGCGGCCGTTTCAGTCACCAGAATACGACTACGAATCAAGCGCCGCTCTTCGGTTCGTTCCTCGGAGGCCCCGGAGGCGCGGGAGGATTTGAAGCGACTGGAATTGCAGCAGCCTATAGCACCGGCTTCAACTACGATCATGTCTTCTCGCCAACCCTGTTTACCGAAGCACGCGCGGGTCTGGCCCATCTGCGTAACTCGGCGACGCAGACAGATTATGGAAAGGATGATGCGACGACGCTTGGTATCCCCGGCAACGGCCCCAATGGAACCGACAACACTCCCACGAGCAGCGGGCAAGTCGCCTTCTCGGCGAACGTCTTCTCGTCCCCGTTAATCGGCTATTCGGCGTCATTGCCCTGGCTGCGCGCCGAGTCCAATATCGACTTTGCCAATAACTGGACGAAGATTATCGGCAACCACACTTTGAAAGCAGGTGCTGACATCCGCCGCGTGCGCGACGATCTTCTGCAGGGAAACAATAATGCAGCTGCAGGACAGTTCTATTTTCAGGAAAACACGACTTCCGCGCCGAACGCGACCGCATTCAATGGCAGCGTCACCGGTGAGGCCAACGACATGGCCAGTATGCTGTTCGACGTTCCCTATAAAGTTGGCCAGGACACCAACAGCACCTTCCCTTGCTATCGACAAACGTGGCTCTTCTTTTTTGTCTCCGATAAGTGGCAGGTTGGTCCAAAGCTCACTCTGGATCTCGGTCTGCGCTACGAACTGTACCCACCGGCCACGCCGCGTAAGTCGGGCGGCTTCGTCAACTATGATCCCACCAATAATTCACTGGTTATCGCTGGCGAAGACGGCAACTCTTCCAATCTCGGGATGAAGACCGACTATACAAATTTTGCGCCTCGGCTGGGATTGTCCTATCGTTTCACAGAGAAAACTGTTGTTCGCGCCGGATTTGGCATTAGCTATGTTCCGTTTGTGGACAATAGCTACGCCTATAACTACCCGATCAAGACAAGCACCGGCTACACGAACACACCAACCTATGGACCAGCCCTCAACCCTGTAGGTGGTGTGATCAATTTTGTGACTGGCATACCTGCAACCCCGACAGTGACTTTTCCATCCAACGGAGCTCTCGTGGAAAGCGCGGCCAACGGGACCATCGGACTGTCGAATCTTCTTATTCCCAAAAACTTCAAGAATGCCTATGTGGACTCGTGGAACTTTGCGGTCGAGCAGGCTCTGCCCAAGAACATGTCGCTGCAAGTCGCGTATGTTGCCAATCACGGTACGCGGATCGACATCGCGCAGAACATCAACCAGCCGACGATCTATGGCCAGAGCGGCTCATACGATCCTTTCAAAATCGCCTTTGGAAAAACTGCATCGGTCACAGAATATTTCGTCGGCTTCTCCAGCAACTATGAGTCGCTGCAAACCCAACTCACTCGCCGCTTCACCAATGGCCTGGCATTCAACTCCGCATTTACCTGGGGCAAGGCGCAGGGTTACCAGACCGGGGCGCAGGATGGAAACTTGTTATATTGGAGCGGAAACTTGCGCCGTAACTATAATCTGCTTGACTTCGACCGCAAGAGAAACTTCGAGCAGACGGTTACCTACGAGTTGCCTGCAGGACATGGTCACCGCTTCTTCAGTTCCGGCGTCGCCGCCTACACTCTGGGCGGGTGGAAGACTTCGGCAACCATCGGAATGCTCTCTGGTCTTCCTTTTACGATATCGACAACCAGTGCGACCCCGGGAACAACCCAGACGGTCAATCAAACTGGGCCTTACAAGGTCACTCATAGTGTGAGTCGAGCGGCCAACACCGCCTGGTTCGATCCGACCTCATTTGTGGCGCCCCCCGCCTGCGTAGCATATTCGGCCAGCAATCCCAATCCATGCGTAGTCGGGAACACACAGCGCAACCAGTTCCGTGGCCCCGGATACTTCTCAAACAACGTTTCACTCTTCAAGAGCTTCCCAATTTTCCACGAGTCTTCGTTCGAAGCCCGCTTCGATGCCTTCAACATGACCAATACTCCGGCTTTCGGCCAGCCAAACGGAACTCTTGGATCAAACCTTGGCAAGATCACCGGTACCCTGGGCAGCGGCGTGGGCAATGTCAACGGCGTCGGTAGTTCTCGTGTGCTCGAGGCCTCGGTGAAGATAAACTTCTGA
- a CDS encoding SDR family NAD(P)-dependent oxidoreductase: MKKTWFITGASRGFGRIWAESALKRGDRVTATARKLADVADLSERFGDAVLPLALDVTDSAQVQQVVHRAYAHFGRLDILVNNAGASLFAATEEASDEQIRGLFDANYLGMVRVLRAALPLLRKQGSGHILGVSSGLGITALPLIGFYCATKWAVEALHESLAQEVKAFGLKVTLVEPGAYATDFGKSSQIADVLEPYAEFRKQFLTRLAEVERGDPEATAEAILKLVDAENPPLRLGLGTSILPRARAAYAERLETWEAWEDVSNAAMGEPKESMKAWIEQLVHGTADQA, translated from the coding sequence ATGAAAAAGACATGGTTCATCACCGGCGCCTCGCGCGGATTCGGCCGCATCTGGGCCGAGTCTGCTCTTAAACGCGGTGATCGGGTCACAGCGACCGCCCGCAAACTGGCAGACGTCGCCGATCTCTCGGAACGTTTCGGCGATGCGGTGCTGCCTCTCGCTCTCGACGTCACCGACTCCGCGCAGGTGCAGCAAGTGGTTCATCGGGCATACGCGCACTTCGGCAGGCTCGACATCCTTGTCAACAACGCCGGTGCAAGTTTGTTCGCGGCAACAGAGGAAGCGAGCGACGAGCAGATCCGCGGTCTCTTCGATGCAAACTACCTGGGCATGGTCCGAGTACTCCGAGCGGCTCTGCCTTTGCTGCGGAAACAAGGGAGCGGTCACATTCTCGGTGTCTCGAGCGGGCTTGGGATAACGGCATTGCCGCTCATCGGCTTCTATTGCGCCACCAAATGGGCGGTCGAAGCCCTCCACGAATCCCTCGCGCAGGAGGTGAAGGCGTTCGGGTTGAAGGTCACACTCGTTGAACCCGGAGCCTACGCAACCGACTTTGGAAAGTCCTCACAGATCGCGGATGTTCTGGAGCCATACGCGGAGTTCCGGAAGCAGTTTCTTACCCGCCTGGCCGAGGTTGAACGCGGCGATCCAGAGGCGACGGCAGAAGCAATCCTCAAGCTCGTGGACGCGGAAAATCCGCCGCTGCGATTGGGGTTAGGCACTTCGATTCTGCCCAGGGCTCGCGCTGCGTATGCGGAGCGGCTGGAGACGTGGGAAGCGTGGGAGGACGTGTCAAATGCGGCAATGGGGGAGCCGAAGGAATCGATGAAAGCGTGGATCGAGCAACTGGTCCATGGAACTGCGGACCAGGCATAA
- a CDS encoding SDR family oxidoreductase, whose translation MRVFVTGATGFIGSAIVKELVGAGHHVLGMARSDAGAKSLEAAGVEAHRGDLEDLESLRSGAAASDAVIHTAFVHDWSRFAKSCEMDKRAIETIGAVLQGSSRPFIISSGVGVAQGRAATEDDPPLSSPSLPRVSEVTAVALTERGVHASVMRLPQVHDTVKQGLITPLIAVARAKGVSAYIGDGHNRWPAAHVSDVARLYRLALEKGTAGARYHAVAEEGVALKDIATAIGRGLNVPVISIPQEQAQEHFGFFGFFAGRDAHISSAQTRAKLGWNPTGPSLLTDLGNMRYSEA comes from the coding sequence ATGCGTGTATTCGTTACTGGCGCTACCGGATTCATCGGTTCCGCAATCGTGAAAGAACTCGTCGGTGCGGGCCACCACGTCCTTGGAATGGCGCGGTCGGACGCGGGCGCAAAATCGCTTGAGGCCGCGGGCGTCGAGGCGCATCGAGGCGATCTGGAGGACCTGGAAAGCCTGCGCAGCGGAGCAGCTGCGTCTGATGCGGTCATCCACACAGCCTTCGTCCACGACTGGTCGAGGTTCGCGAAAAGCTGCGAGATGGACAAGCGCGCCATCGAGACCATCGGCGCCGTGCTTCAGGGCTCCAGCCGTCCGTTCATCATCAGCTCTGGAGTTGGAGTGGCTCAGGGCCGTGCCGCCACCGAGGACGATCCGCCGCTATCTTCCCCATCCCTTCCTCGTGTATCCGAGGTGACGGCCGTCGCACTGACGGAGCGCGGAGTCCATGCCTCGGTAATGCGGTTGCCGCAGGTGCACGATACCGTAAAGCAGGGCCTCATCACTCCGCTGATTGCGGTGGCGCGCGCAAAGGGAGTCTCGGCGTATATCGGCGATGGTCACAACCGGTGGCCTGCCGCGCATGTGTCGGATGTCGCCCGGCTCTACCGGCTCGCGTTGGAGAAAGGCACAGCAGGAGCCCGGTACCACGCTGTCGCCGAAGAGGGTGTTGCTCTCAAAGACATCGCCACCGCTATCGGCCGCGGCCTGAATGTGCCCGTCATTTCCATTCCGCAGGAACAGGCCCAGGAACATTTCGGCTTCTTCGGGTTCTTCGCAGGGAGGGACGCCCACATCTCCAGTGCACAGACTCGCGCAAAGCTCGGATGGAACCCCACCGGCCCCTCGCTTCTGACCGATCTCGGGAACATGCGCTATTCCGAGGCTTGA
- a CDS encoding TetR/AcrR family transcriptional regulator, protein MKKPSTTARKPRIDALRNRERILEVAKAAFTRQGANASLDEIAKQAGVGAGTLYRHFPTRDELIEGVYRNEVEKLAAAAARFAETMSPLEALRAWMLLLVDYIAAKHIIAPALNSVVGGPSRLYEGSRTTIQGAIDELVRRAKKSGDLRRDLDAFDLLRALIGASHVGSGADWQQSARRLVDILIAGSRPVK, encoded by the coding sequence ATGAAGAAACCTTCCACGACCGCCCGAAAACCGCGCATAGACGCGCTGCGCAACCGCGAGCGTATCCTTGAAGTCGCAAAGGCAGCCTTTACCCGACAAGGCGCCAATGCCAGTCTGGACGAAATCGCGAAGCAGGCGGGCGTTGGAGCAGGTACTCTGTATCGCCATTTCCCTACGCGGGATGAGCTGATCGAAGGTGTTTACCGGAATGAAGTGGAGAAACTTGCTGCTGCCGCTGCCCGCTTCGCCGAAACCATGTCTCCGCTCGAAGCGCTTCGAGCCTGGATGCTGCTGCTGGTCGACTACATCGCGGCAAAACACATCATTGCGCCCGCTCTCAATAGCGTAGTCGGAGGCCCGTCCAGGCTCTATGAAGGTTCACGCACCACGATCCAGGGCGCGATCGATGAGCTGGTCAGGCGAGCTAAGAAGAGTGGCGATCTGCGCAGAGATCTCGATGCATTCGACCTGCTTCGAGCGCTGATCGGCGCATCGCATGTGGGCTCCGGCGCCGATTGGCAACAAAGCGCCAGGAGACTGGTGGATATCCTCATCGCAGGCTCACGCCCGGTCAAATAG
- a CDS encoding VOC family protein, translating to MTIKRLDHVGVVVEDLAAAIAFFTVLGMTIEGEMPVEGSWVDRVNGLEGVQVDIAMMRTPDGHGRLELTKFRNPKLVEIEPAIAPPNTLGLRSVMFTVESARPVNFC from the coding sequence ATGACGATCAAGAGATTGGACCACGTCGGCGTTGTCGTCGAAGACCTTGCAGCCGCTATCGCTTTTTTCACTGTGCTCGGCATGACGATTGAAGGCGAGATGCCCGTCGAGGGCTCGTGGGTGGACCGCGTCAACGGACTCGAAGGTGTTCAAGTCGACATCGCTATGATGCGGACTCCAGATGGGCACGGACGGCTTGAGCTGACGAAGTTTCGCAATCCAAAACTGGTCGAGATCGAACCGGCGATCGCACCGCCGAACACGTTGGGTCTCCGGAGCGTCATGTTTACGGTCGAAAGCGCGAGGCCGGTTAACTTTTGCTGA
- a CDS encoding winged helix-turn-helix transcriptional regulator, which yields MRRLIQTASKKALTANLRSLEKLHLIVRRDLSSSVLHVEYEIAELACAPLAALVDQLSQFYKYFTASANY from the coding sequence TTGAGGCGGCTCATACAAACAGCGTCCAAGAAGGCGCTCACAGCTAACCTTAGATCCCTCGAAAAATTACATCTAATCGTGCGACGAGACCTGAGCAGCTCAGTTCTTCATGTGGAATATGAAATTGCTGAACTCGCATGTGCACCACTTGCGGCGCTGGTCGACCAGCTTTCGCAGTTTTATAAATACTTCACGGCCAGCGCAAACTACTAG
- a CDS encoding response regulator transcription factor: protein MKPAMVPTVFIIDDDHGMRQAIQDLVESVGLCAESFATGQDFLNRKRPVDQSCLVLDVRLPQISGLDFQRLLDEMGLQIPIIFITAHGDIPMSVRALKYGIRGFSLEGD from the coding sequence ATGAAACCTGCGATGGTTCCTACCGTATTCATAATCGACGATGATCATGGTATGCGTCAGGCCATACAAGATCTCGTGGAGTCGGTTGGTCTGTGTGCAGAGTCGTTTGCAACTGGCCAGGACTTTCTAAACAGGAAGCGACCCGTTGATCAGAGCTGCTTGGTCCTTGATGTGAGGTTGCCCCAAATAAGCGGACTCGATTTTCAGCGACTTCTAGATGAGATGGGTTTGCAGATACCCATCATATTTATAACGGCGCACGGAGACATACCAATGTCTGTCAGGGCGTTGAAGTATGGAATTCGCGGCTTCTCTCTAGAAGGAGATTGA
- a CDS encoding PAS domain-containing protein has product MGSWASGDLGVHWSEDLNIYWSDEVYKIFGIDPKNGAPKLRQVLATIHPQDRASLAETMKNMHERHCGCDVTNRIVRPDGEIRYVRCVGIPVVESGVFQGFHGTIMDVTEHELLTQELRQERTYLAEGQRLTHAGSWTSNLVTRQVFHSSEENNRIYGFDVSEYPNPFDLHYSSILAEDELALRTQLESAIRAGTDFDVEYRIRRADGEIRFLRGIGHHNPSDSLGEYFGITMDITYQKHREEEREALSNALQQSNARLEEAQRLAHIGHYQWNLIENQVMYSEELCRIWGIPPAKGAFDMARIYERIHPEDRESVAREAAEAIRSRTHAKSEHRIVLPDGEVRFILGLGTVKRDASGQAFEMFGTGQDITERKLAEQALRRSQFYQSEGEHLAHMGSWASRDLGIRWSEDLNIYWSDEVYKIYGLDPKSEPPTLQQYLASIHPQDRASMAETIKMMHEQRRGCDVTKRITRPDGEIRYVRCVGIPVVEDEVFQGFHGTTIDVTAQELLTQELRREQAYLAEAQSLTHAGSWACNLLTRTIFHSSDENARIYGFDPSQGPLPFDLFYRTILPEDERLVSAKLENAISAGADYDVEFRIRRTDGSIRYLRGIGHHNPTQEIGEYFGITMDITDRKRAEEERERLRQLEADLAHINRVNMMGELAAALAHEIKQPLAASITSANALLRWLAHDPPDLERARAAADRIEQDANRAADVINSLQSFYRTGTPPKRQIVNMKEIIAEMTILLRDEADRRSITIQAELEPDTPEIMADRVQLQQVFMNLMLNAIEAMKDGRGELMIRSRSDPEGSLVVSISDTGIGLQMQYTEQIFAPFHTTKSQGTGMGLTITRSIVESYGGRVWATRNKGAGATFHFTLPGKVEEST; this is encoded by the coding sequence ATGGGAAGCTGGGCGTCCGGCGATTTAGGAGTTCATTGGTCCGAAGATCTAAATATCTATTGGTCTGATGAGGTATATAAGATTTTCGGGATTGATCCGAAAAACGGAGCTCCGAAGCTTCGGCAGGTTTTGGCTACGATCCATCCCCAGGACCGAGCCTCATTGGCTGAAACAATGAAGAACATGCATGAGCGGCATTGCGGCTGCGATGTCACGAACCGAATCGTTCGGCCAGATGGAGAGATACGATACGTTCGCTGCGTTGGTATTCCGGTCGTAGAAAGCGGAGTTTTTCAGGGATTTCACGGCACGATAATGGACGTCACCGAGCATGAGTTATTGACACAGGAACTGCGACAGGAGCGAACTTATCTCGCGGAAGGGCAAAGGCTCACCCATGCTGGCAGTTGGACCAGCAATTTGGTTACGCGGCAGGTATTCCATTCATCCGAAGAGAACAACCGCATCTACGGATTCGACGTCAGTGAATACCCAAATCCATTCGATCTCCATTACAGTTCAATTCTTGCCGAAGACGAACTGGCTCTCAGAACACAACTTGAGAGCGCGATCCGCGCCGGAACGGATTTCGACGTCGAATACAGGATTCGGCGCGCGGACGGAGAAATCAGGTTTCTGCGTGGCATCGGACATCACAACCCCTCTGACTCGCTTGGCGAGTACTTTGGCATCACTATGGATATAACCTACCAAAAGCATAGAGAGGAGGAACGCGAGGCTCTATCGAACGCACTTCAGCAAAGTAACGCGAGGCTTGAAGAAGCTCAAAGATTGGCGCACATAGGGCACTACCAGTGGAATCTTATCGAGAATCAGGTCATGTATTCCGAAGAGCTTTGTCGTATCTGGGGGATACCTCCGGCGAAAGGCGCTTTTGACATGGCAAGGATTTATGAAAGGATTCATCCTGAAGATCGAGAATCCGTTGCTCGCGAAGCGGCGGAAGCCATTCGTAGTCGGACACACGCCAAGTCAGAACATCGGATCGTTCTTCCTGACGGTGAAGTGCGCTTTATCCTGGGCCTCGGCACCGTAAAGAGAGATGCGTCCGGGCAAGCCTTTGAGATGTTTGGCACCGGTCAGGACATTACCGAACGTAAACTCGCAGAACAAGCTCTCCGGCGAAGTCAGTTCTACCAAAGCGAAGGTGAACATCTTGCTCACATGGGGAGTTGGGCATCGAGAGATTTGGGTATTCGCTGGTCCGAAGATTTAAATATCTATTGGTCCGACGAGGTCTACAAAATTTACGGACTTGATCCGAAAAGTGAACCTCCGACCCTCCAGCAGTATTTGGCTTCTATCCATCCCCAAGACCGAGCCTCCATGGCCGAAACAATAAAGATGATGCATGAGCAGCGCCGCGGCTGCGATGTAACAAAGCGAATAACCCGGCCAGACGGAGAGATACGATACGTACGCTGTGTCGGTATTCCAGTAGTTGAAGACGAAGTTTTTCAGGGATTTCACGGCACTACGATAGATGTTACAGCGCAGGAGCTATTGACTCAGGAGTTGCGCCGGGAGCAGGCGTACCTGGCTGAAGCGCAAAGCCTGACGCACGCCGGCAGTTGGGCCTGCAATCTGCTCACACGGACAATATTCCACTCATCGGACGAAAACGCGCGCATCTACGGTTTCGATCCCAGCCAAGGCCCGCTACCTTTTGACCTCTTTTACAGAACGATTCTTCCGGAAGACGAACGACTAGTCAGTGCAAAGCTTGAGAATGCAATTAGCGCAGGGGCGGACTATGACGTCGAGTTTCGGATTCGCCGGACGGATGGTTCTATCAGATATTTGCGCGGTATCGGACATCACAACCCCACACAGGAAATCGGCGAATACTTTGGCATCACAATGGACATAACGGACCGAAAGCGCGCCGAGGAGGAGCGCGAAAGATTGCGTCAGTTGGAAGCTGATCTCGCTCACATCAATCGCGTCAACATGATGGGGGAACTGGCCGCCGCTCTGGCACACGAAATCAAGCAACCTCTCGCCGCGTCCATCACAAGCGCAAATGCTCTTCTGCGGTGGTTGGCACATGATCCCCCCGACCTGGAAAGAGCAAGAGCAGCAGCAGACAGGATTGAGCAGGACGCCAATCGTGCGGCGGATGTTATCAATAGTCTGCAGTCCTTCTACAGAACGGGGACACCTCCAAAGCGCCAGATCGTTAACATGAAGGAAATAATCGCGGAGATGACCATTCTGCTCCGTGACGAAGCTGATCGGCGCTCCATAACGATACAAGCCGAGCTTGAACCCGATACGCCAGAAATCATGGCAGACCGGGTACAACTTCAACAGGTGTTTATGAACCTCATGCTGAACGCGATCGAGGCGATGAAAGATGGCAGAGGCGAGTTGATGATCCGATCGCGTTCGGATCCTGAAGGTAGTTTGGTCGTTTCCATTAGCGATACCGGCATAGGACTGCAGATGCAGTACACCGAGCAGATTTTTGCCCCCTTTCATACGACCAAATCGCAAGGGACGGGTATGGGGCTAACCATTACTCGTTCTATCGTGGAGTCTTACGGAGGGCGCGTGTGGGCCACTAGGAACAAGGGCGCGGGCGCTACCTTTCACTTCACGCTTCCCGGAAAAGTCGAGGAGTCCACATGA